A window of the Candidatus Paraluminiphilus aquimaris genome harbors these coding sequences:
- a CDS encoding ComF family protein, translating into MMNNKERSLGIRSPYANKRVLESLSSAFYYQGAVAELITRWKYRSMIELTNYIAGLITDALIAPPNYDIVTVIPSHWKRRLTRGFDPVWLLANALMKHGFINRPTLILKPRRKLPYQHLKHRHERHIAASHFQVNQQVLAQRVLILDDVVTTGSTLNAAALALKGSGAKSVCGFTIASAERGSIALV; encoded by the coding sequence ATGATGAATAACAAAGAACGGAGTCTAGGCATCCGAAGTCCCTACGCAAATAAGCGCGTATTAGAGAGCCTTTCTTCCGCGTTTTACTATCAGGGAGCTGTGGCTGAGCTCATAACACGCTGGAAATATCGCAGCATGATCGAGCTCACTAATTACATCGCCGGACTGATAACAGACGCTTTAATAGCCCCACCTAATTATGACATCGTTACCGTCATTCCCAGTCATTGGAAAAGGCGACTGACCCGAGGGTTTGATCCAGTTTGGCTTTTGGCCAACGCTTTAATGAAACATGGCTTCATTAACAGGCCGACTTTAATTCTGAAACCGAGGCGCAAACTGCCCTATCAGCATTTAAAACATCGGCATGAGCGGCACATTGCCGCGTCGCATTTCCAAGTAAACCAACAAGTATTAGCCCAAAGGGTTCTCATCCTCGATGATGTTGTTACCACGGGCTCAACATTGAATGCGGCGGCGCTAGCACTTAAGGGCTCCGGCGCTAAGTCCGTCTGTGGCTTTACGATTGCGTCGGCCGAGCGCGGGTCTATTGCTCTCGTCTAG
- the cysE gene encoding serine O-acetyltransferase — protein sequence MALQVLPNTKEEHAQDPVWLQICGEVEELVRNEPMMSDFLSASVLNHSSLESALSSQLGQQVDCATVPARVLCNVISEAFATNDDIRSAMRADLTAVLERDSACESLHLPLLFFKGFHALQLHRVAHWLWQQNRKSLALLMQSRASMKFGVDIHPAATFGSGIMLDHATGLVVGETAIVGNKVSILQSVTLGGTGKEHGDRHPKIGDGVLISAGAKILGNIHVGEGAKVGAGSVVLKDVPAHTTVAGVPAKVVGRPDSDLPALNMNHELTDYEW from the coding sequence ATGGCGCTTCAAGTACTGCCAAACACAAAAGAAGAACATGCGCAGGATCCGGTTTGGCTTCAAATATGCGGGGAAGTCGAGGAGCTGGTGCGCAATGAGCCCATGATGTCCGATTTTTTGAGCGCATCAGTCCTAAACCACTCGAGTTTAGAAAGTGCCCTGAGTTCACAGTTGGGACAACAAGTAGACTGCGCCACAGTGCCGGCTCGCGTGTTGTGCAATGTTATTTCTGAGGCCTTCGCCACGAATGACGATATTCGCAGTGCCATGCGAGCCGATCTTACTGCTGTTCTAGAGCGCGACTCAGCCTGCGAATCACTGCACTTACCTCTGCTTTTCTTTAAAGGTTTCCATGCGCTTCAACTTCACCGGGTCGCCCACTGGCTTTGGCAGCAAAATCGCAAGTCACTAGCGCTACTGATGCAAAGCCGAGCCTCGATGAAGTTTGGGGTTGATATTCATCCAGCGGCGACATTCGGCAGTGGTATTATGCTTGACCACGCAACCGGTCTGGTCGTAGGTGAAACCGCAATCGTGGGCAATAAAGTTTCAATACTTCAAAGTGTGACGCTAGGTGGTACCGGTAAAGAACATGGAGACCGACACCCGAAAATTGGCGATGGTGTTTTAATCAGCGCAGGCGCAAAAATTTTGGGCAACATTCATGTCGGCGAAGGCGCCAAGGTCGGCGCGGGTAGCGTTGTATTAAAGGACGTCCCAGCGCACACAACCGTGGCTGGCGTACCCGCCAAAGTGGTGGGGAGACCTGATTCAGATCTCCCCGCGCTCAACATGAATCACGAGCTGACGGATTACGAGTGGTAG
- the trmB gene encoding tRNA (guanine(46)-N(7))-methyltransferase TrmB, with the protein MKDEPLSSVYSNQNGIHEDLATTIKKHLLSTWQEPIPEHTRIAADKIIKLARQHSGPLILDSFCGTGMSTMKLAERFPNALVIGIDKSQDRLAKHVSTEVTNYHLIRASCEHTWALLVKAGIRCSQHYLLYPNPWPKKSHLKRRIHGHPAFPLLRALGGSVVLRSNWLTYVEEFEMGMHLIGYHSRITEVRATDPLTLFERKYDANNENLWQCESILPQEGGARDDD; encoded by the coding sequence ATGAAAGATGAGCCACTATCCAGCGTCTACTCGAATCAAAATGGGATACACGAGGACCTCGCTACAACCATAAAAAAGCATCTGCTGAGCACTTGGCAAGAGCCAATACCCGAGCACACACGGATTGCCGCGGACAAAATTATAAAGCTCGCTCGTCAGCATAGTGGCCCACTGATCTTAGACTCGTTCTGCGGCACCGGCATGAGTACGATGAAGCTTGCCGAGCGCTTTCCCAATGCACTCGTAATCGGTATCGACAAGTCTCAGGATCGACTCGCAAAGCATGTCTCTACCGAGGTCACCAACTATCATCTGATTCGAGCGAGTTGCGAACATACATGGGCCCTTTTAGTGAAGGCGGGGATACGATGCAGTCAGCACTACTTACTGTACCCAAACCCTTGGCCTAAAAAGTCCCATCTAAAAAGACGCATACACGGGCATCCAGCATTCCCCCTCCTAAGGGCCCTAGGGGGATCCGTTGTACTGCGCAGCAATTGGCTGACCTACGTTGAAGAATTTGAAATGGGCATGCATCTTATCGGGTATCACAGCCGGATAACTGAAGTACGAGCTACTGACCCACTGACCCTCTTTGAGCGAAAGTACGACGCAAATAATGAAAATCTCTGGCAGTGCGAGTCGATTCTGCCCCAAGAAGGTGGAGCCAGAGATGATGACTGA
- a CDS encoding TerB family tellurite resistance protein, translated as MAFKWLTRLTDTEGLHPKKGDGVDLNRAIAVLMLEVAQSDFSETEDETRTVLAGLVSHTQESEQEAEALLAAARSDKANSAGLYEFTRLACSEMNIEDRCSLVKQLWQIAYADGIIDKYEEAAIRKVSELLYVPHTEFIKAKIAATNSLTPS; from the coding sequence GTGGCATTTAAATGGCTCACGCGCCTAACAGACACGGAGGGGTTACACCCTAAGAAAGGTGACGGCGTCGACTTAAATCGCGCGATTGCGGTGCTTATGTTAGAGGTGGCTCAAAGCGACTTCTCTGAGACCGAAGACGAGACTCGCACCGTGTTGGCAGGTTTAGTCAGTCATACACAAGAGAGTGAGCAAGAGGCTGAAGCGCTTTTAGCTGCAGCTAGGTCTGACAAAGCGAACTCCGCAGGCCTTTATGAATTCACGCGACTGGCCTGCAGCGAGATGAATATTGAAGATCGATGCTCCCTCGTTAAACAGCTCTGGCAAATCGCGTACGCGGATGGAATCATCGATAAATACGAAGAGGCGGCCATCAGGAAGGTTTCTGAGCTGCTGTACGTCCCGCACACCGAGTTCATCAAAGCAAAGATCGCGGCCACCAACTCGCTAACGCCCTCGTAA
- a CDS encoding acyltransferase: MRRDLRPFWIKRLYLRIRALWIWWFLAPRCEALGPHATIMSPWFVIISGPNIRIGHSFTAIGEMHHPVQIGVWGRDFGAGRVEIGDACLMSPGARISASDEIVIGDGCMMAHGSYITDSDWHGIYDRVNRDETVKPVRLGNNVWLGDRSTVLKGVTIGDNSIVAASSVVTKDVPANVIVAGNPAVIVRELDEGETRYTRSDMFANPEETMAYFRSLDATLLAENTTWRWLTSAIFPRSRREQ; encoded by the coding sequence ATGAGACGGGATTTGCGGCCGTTTTGGATCAAGCGACTGTACCTTCGTATAAGAGCTTTGTGGATATGGTGGTTTTTGGCGCCACGCTGCGAGGCGTTAGGTCCGCATGCCACGATCATGTCTCCTTGGTTCGTTATCATATCAGGACCTAATATCCGAATTGGCCATTCATTCACCGCAATAGGTGAAATGCATCACCCCGTACAGATTGGTGTTTGGGGACGGGATTTCGGTGCGGGTCGCGTAGAGATTGGCGACGCGTGTTTGATGAGTCCGGGTGCGCGAATTTCCGCTAGTGATGAGATCGTTATCGGTGATGGCTGCATGATGGCCCATGGGAGTTACATCACTGACTCGGATTGGCACGGTATTTATGATCGGGTAAACCGGGATGAGACCGTGAAGCCAGTGCGCTTGGGCAATAATGTATGGCTAGGGGACCGTTCTACGGTACTTAAAGGGGTCACCATTGGGGACAATAGCATTGTCGCTGCGAGTTCCGTGGTAACCAAAGATGTTCCGGCCAATGTAATTGTTGCGGGCAATCCTGCGGTTATTGTTCGGGAGCTGGATGAGGGTGAGACGAGATATACGCGCAGCGATATGTTCGCGAATCCCGAGGAGACGATGGCTTATTTCCGCTCTCTTGATGCGACCTTGCTAGCGGAGAATACGACGTGGCGTTGGCTTACCAGTGCGATTTTTCCTCGTTCTAGACGAGAGCAATAG
- a CDS encoding FAD-dependent oxidoreductase, translating into MTERLANPFQFLDVERQDPDKRSMESRTEQFVEIYDPFNEQTVAEQSHRCLECGNPYCEWKCPVHNLIPNWLKLLSEGRLFEAAELSHQTNTLPEVCGRVCPQDRLCEGACTLHDGFGAVTIGNAEKYITDTALAMGWRPDLSNVIPTGKRVAIVGAGPAGLGCADILARNGVTPVVFDRYPEIGGLLTFGIPQFKLEKQVMERRREVFEGMGIEFRLNTEIGVDIDAQDLLEDFDAVFLGMGTYKAMQGGFAGEDLPGVHKALDYLIGNVNEKMGYAQPPENFIDLKGKTVVVLGGGDTAMDCVRTAVRQQAEQVFCVYRRDEENMPGSRREVQNAREEGVKFLFNRQPISVIDYFGETGGVKVVETRLGEPGPDGRRRPEHIEGSEQVLEADAVIMAFGFQPSPTDWMGDMEIALNDWQGVIAPEHQAFKFQTSNPKVFAGGDMVRGSDLVVTAIWEGRQAAEGILDYLAV; encoded by the coding sequence ATGACTGAGCGATTAGCAAATCCATTTCAGTTTCTCGATGTAGAACGGCAAGACCCCGATAAGCGATCCATGGAGTCGCGGACCGAGCAGTTCGTCGAAATTTATGATCCCTTTAATGAGCAAACGGTGGCGGAGCAGTCGCACCGGTGTTTGGAGTGCGGAAACCCTTACTGTGAATGGAAGTGCCCCGTACACAATTTAATTCCAAACTGGCTTAAGTTGCTGTCAGAAGGTCGTTTGTTTGAGGCGGCTGAGTTGAGCCACCAGACTAATACATTGCCTGAAGTATGCGGCCGGGTGTGCCCGCAGGACCGTTTATGTGAGGGCGCGTGTACGCTGCATGACGGTTTTGGCGCAGTCACTATCGGTAATGCAGAAAAATACATAACGGATACTGCGCTCGCCATGGGCTGGCGTCCCGATTTGAGCAATGTCATCCCTACGGGGAAGCGTGTAGCTATTGTGGGTGCAGGTCCTGCAGGTCTTGGCTGTGCCGACATTCTCGCTCGAAATGGTGTGACCCCCGTTGTTTTCGATCGTTACCCTGAGATAGGTGGTTTATTAACCTTCGGTATCCCCCAATTTAAGTTGGAAAAACAGGTCATGGAGCGCCGTCGAGAAGTGTTTGAGGGAATGGGTATCGAGTTCCGATTGAACACGGAGATCGGTGTTGATATTGACGCTCAAGATCTTCTCGAGGATTTCGACGCTGTCTTTTTAGGTATGGGTACCTACAAGGCCATGCAAGGTGGATTCGCCGGTGAGGATTTGCCGGGAGTACACAAGGCGCTTGATTACCTGATAGGGAACGTCAACGAAAAGATGGGGTACGCTCAACCACCTGAGAACTTTATCGATCTCAAAGGCAAGACGGTCGTTGTTCTTGGCGGTGGTGATACGGCCATGGATTGTGTTCGAACGGCAGTGCGACAGCAGGCAGAGCAGGTGTTTTGTGTCTACCGCCGAGACGAGGAAAACATGCCGGGATCTCGTCGCGAAGTCCAAAATGCGCGAGAAGAGGGTGTAAAGTTTCTTTTCAATCGCCAGCCGATTAGCGTCATTGACTACTTCGGTGAGACCGGTGGCGTGAAAGTCGTCGAGACTCGCTTAGGCGAGCCCGGACCAGACGGCCGCCGTCGTCCCGAGCATATCGAAGGGTCAGAGCAAGTGCTCGAGGCTGACGCAGTGATCATGGCGTTTGGATTCCAGCCGAGTCCCACAGATTGGATGGGAGATATGGAAATTGCGCTAAATGATTGGCAAGGCGTTATTGCTCCAGAGCACCAGGCCTTCAAGTTTCAAACATCAAATCCCAAAGTGTTTGCTGGTGGTGATATGGTACGCGGTTCCGACCTTGTGGTTACCGCCATTTGGGAAGGTAGGCAGGCCGCTGAAGGTATCTTGGATTACCTAGCGGTCTAA
- a CDS encoding DUF3094 family protein produces MKDPDTKASEIDTPVLTPEDQARVDRFVSTGVNATDKKPFRPILLVILLVSVVTGFSLLSQLLAKTAGVY; encoded by the coding sequence ATGAAAGACCCAGATACGAAAGCGTCAGAGATTGACACCCCTGTTCTGACGCCAGAAGATCAGGCGCGAGTCGATCGCTTTGTCAGTACGGGTGTGAACGCCACTGATAAAAAGCCGTTTCGCCCAATATTGTTGGTGATTCTGTTGGTGTCGGTGGTAACCGGGTTTTCTCTGCTCAGTCAGTTGCTCGCAAAAACGGCGGGGGTCTACTAG
- the hemE gene encoding uroporphyrinogen decarboxylase translates to MATLQNDRFLRALLREPVDRTPLWMMRQAGRYLPEYRATRAQAGSFMGLCTQPELACEVTMQPLRRYDMDAAILFSDILTIPDAMGLGLYFTEGEGPRFERPLSSEADIAALEPNRARDELGYVMDAVSLIRKELNGKVPLIGFSGSPWTLATYMVEGGSSKDFAKTKSLAFNNPAAMHQLLDKLADAVAVYLTTQVEQGAQALQIFDTWGGSLSHEAYQEFSLRYMQAVIERLPREADGRRVPIIVFTKGGGQWLEQIADCGADAVGLDWTTDISSARARIGDKVALQGNMDPAMLNAKPERIREEVAKILAGYGNGTGHIFNLGHGITPGIDPECVGAMVDAVIELSPAYHS, encoded by the coding sequence ATGGCGACACTGCAAAATGATAGATTTTTGCGGGCACTTTTGCGTGAGCCCGTAGACCGTACTCCGCTTTGGATGATGCGCCAAGCGGGGCGTTATTTACCAGAATACCGAGCCACACGCGCTCAGGCGGGCAGTTTTATGGGCCTTTGTACCCAGCCCGAGCTCGCCTGCGAGGTCACTATGCAGCCGTTGCGTCGTTATGATATGGACGCAGCTATTCTGTTTTCCGACATCTTAACGATTCCTGATGCGATGGGCTTAGGGCTCTATTTCACAGAAGGTGAGGGGCCTCGTTTCGAGCGCCCGCTGTCATCCGAAGCAGATATCGCAGCCCTTGAGCCGAACAGAGCACGAGACGAACTCGGTTACGTGATGGATGCTGTTTCACTTATCCGCAAAGAGTTGAACGGGAAAGTGCCGCTCATTGGGTTCTCCGGATCTCCTTGGACCTTGGCCACTTATATGGTTGAGGGGGGGTCTTCAAAAGATTTCGCAAAGACTAAATCACTTGCGTTCAATAATCCTGCAGCGATGCATCAGTTACTCGATAAACTGGCTGATGCAGTAGCGGTGTACCTCACAACTCAGGTCGAGCAGGGTGCGCAAGCGTTGCAAATCTTTGATACCTGGGGTGGATCGTTAAGTCATGAGGCTTACCAAGAATTCTCACTGCGCTACATGCAGGCCGTGATTGAGAGGTTGCCTCGTGAGGCCGACGGACGCCGGGTCCCGATCATTGTGTTTACAAAAGGCGGTGGCCAGTGGTTAGAGCAAATCGCCGATTGTGGTGCTGATGCAGTGGGACTGGATTGGACTACGGACATCAGTAGTGCCCGTGCACGCATAGGCGATAAGGTCGCCCTCCAAGGTAATATGGATCCGGCAATGCTCAATGCGAAGCCGGAGCGAATCCGCGAAGAGGTCGCCAAGATACTTGCCGGTTATGGAAATGGTACTGGTCATATCTTCAACCTCGGCCACGGCATCACTCCCGGAATTGATCCTGAGTGTGTCGGTGCGATGGTTGATGCCGTTATCGAACTCTCACCCGCCTACCACTCGTAA